One part of the Deltaproteobacteria bacterium genome encodes these proteins:
- the purL gene encoding phosphoribosylformylglycinamidine synthase subunit PurL, with the protein MEPALIEQHGLTAAEYARIVASLGREPNLAELGIFSVMWSEHCSYKSSKRLLRQFPTTGPQVVQGPGENAGVIHFTDDLVLVFKMESHNHPSFIEPHQGAATGVGGILRDVFTMGARPIAILDSLRFGAVDHPKTPYLVSGVVSGVGSYGNCVGVPTVGGEVAFAPSYNGNNLVNAMTVGVARRDALFFGKASGVGNPVLYVGAKTGRDGIHGATMASAVFGDGNEARRPTVQVGDPFMEKLLLEACLEAMQTGAVLGIQDMGAAGLTSSSFEMAARAGSGLELSLDHVPRREVGMTPYELMLSESQERMLLVVAAGREAEVLAVFAKWDLAAATVGRVTASGRVVAVEHGAVVIDLPVGPVVDEAPVYERPSAPPAWLAAAQQFDVSTVPMPTDCNAVLRQLLGSPNLASKAWVYRQYDQQVGTRSVVLPGSDAAVLRVDGTTRGVAITTDCNSRYCYLDPALGAAHAVAEAARNLVCSGAEPQAITDCLNFGSPEQPEIMWQLEQAVAGMAEACRQFHTPVVSGNVSLYNETNGHAIDPTPTVGMVGILDDVQQHCRQGFSTAGDVIVLLGDVRGELGASEYLATIHGLVRGTPPPLNYDRERAVQRACLVAIRRGLVHAAHDCSDGGLAVALAECCVSGPQPIGAHVQFPHEGRVDAALFGEAPARILLAVSAMDLPLVTTIAQEHCIPVQPLGRVGGERLVINDWVDCPIAALYDGWANGFARSLGFSTPEGD; encoded by the coding sequence ATGGAACCAGCGCTGATTGAACAACATGGGTTGACGGCCGCCGAATATGCGCGGATCGTGGCCTCGCTCGGCCGGGAACCGAATCTCGCCGAGCTCGGGATCTTTTCGGTGATGTGGTCGGAACATTGCAGCTACAAGAGTTCCAAGCGGCTGCTCCGCCAATTCCCAACGACCGGACCGCAAGTCGTCCAAGGGCCGGGGGAAAACGCCGGCGTCATCCATTTTACCGACGACTTGGTGCTGGTCTTCAAAATGGAATCGCACAATCACCCGTCGTTCATCGAGCCGCATCAAGGGGCCGCTACTGGCGTGGGTGGGATCTTGCGCGATGTCTTCACAATGGGCGCGCGTCCGATTGCGATCCTCGATTCGCTCCGCTTCGGCGCGGTGGATCACCCGAAGACGCCGTATTTAGTGAGCGGCGTGGTGAGCGGTGTCGGGAGCTACGGCAATTGCGTCGGCGTGCCGACGGTCGGCGGCGAAGTGGCATTCGCGCCGAGTTACAACGGGAATAATCTCGTGAATGCGATGACAGTCGGCGTAGCACGTCGGGATGCACTGTTCTTCGGTAAAGCGAGCGGCGTCGGTAATCCGGTCCTCTATGTGGGCGCCAAGACCGGCCGCGACGGAATCCACGGCGCCACTATGGCCAGCGCGGTGTTCGGCGACGGCAACGAGGCGCGTCGCCCCACGGTGCAAGTGGGTGACCCGTTTATGGAGAAGTTGCTACTCGAGGCCTGTCTGGAAGCGATGCAGACGGGCGCCGTACTCGGGATTCAAGACATGGGCGCGGCTGGATTGACCTCCAGCTCGTTTGAAATGGCGGCGCGCGCGGGGAGCGGACTGGAATTATCTCTCGATCACGTGCCGCGTCGCGAGGTGGGCATGACGCCGTATGAACTGATGCTCTCCGAATCGCAGGAGCGGATGTTGCTCGTGGTGGCAGCCGGCCGCGAGGCGGAAGTGTTGGCGGTGTTTGCCAAATGGGACTTGGCGGCGGCGACCGTCGGGCGCGTCACTGCGAGCGGACGCGTCGTGGCGGTGGAGCACGGGGCCGTGGTGATCGACCTCCCGGTCGGTCCGGTGGTCGACGAGGCCCCGGTGTATGAACGTCCCAGCGCGCCGCCGGCGTGGTTGGCCGCTGCGCAACAATTCGATGTCTCGACCGTGCCGATGCCGACCGACTGCAACGCGGTGCTGCGGCAACTGCTCGGCAGTCCGAACTTGGCCAGCAAGGCGTGGGTCTATCGTCAATATGATCAACAAGTGGGGACGCGGAGTGTCGTGTTGCCGGGCTCGGATGCGGCGGTGTTGCGCGTTGACGGGACGACACGCGGCGTCGCGATCACCACCGATTGCAACAGTCGTTACTGTTACCTCGATCCCGCGTTAGGCGCCGCGCATGCCGTCGCGGAGGCCGCGCGGAACTTGGTGTGTAGCGGCGCGGAGCCACAAGCGATTACCGATTGCCTCAATTTCGGGAGTCCGGAACAGCCGGAAATTATGTGGCAGCTGGAACAAGCGGTTGCCGGCATGGCGGAGGCCTGTCGCCAGTTTCATACCCCGGTCGTGAGCGGCAACGTCAGTCTCTATAATGAAACCAATGGGCACGCGATCGACCCCACGCCGACGGTCGGGATGGTCGGCATTCTCGACGATGTGCAGCAACATTGCCGGCAAGGCTTTTCGACGGCGGGTGACGTCATCGTGCTCCTTGGCGACGTTCGGGGGGAATTGGGCGCGAGCGAATATTTAGCGACCATCCACGGCCTGGTGCGCGGGACTCCGCCGCCACTCAATTACGATCGGGAGCGCGCGGTGCAACGCGCCTGTTTGGTCGCGATTCGGCGTGGTCTGGTGCATGCCGCGCATGACTGCAGCGATGGCGGTTTGGCCGTGGCGCTCGCGGAGTGCTGCGTGAGCGGGCCGCAGCCGATCGGTGCTCACGTGCAATTCCCACACGAAGGCCGTGTGGATGCCGCGCTGTTCGGCGAAGCGCCGGCGCGGATCCTGCTTGCTGTGTCGGCAATGGATCTCCCGCTCGTCACGACGATCGCGCAAGAACACTGTATCCCAGTGCAGCCGCTCGGTCGTGTCGGCGGCGAACGACTTGTGATCAACGATTGGGTCGATTGCCCGATTGCGGCGTTGTACGATGGCTGGGCGAACGGCTTTGCGCGGAGCCTCGGCTTTTCCACTCCGGAGGGCGACTAA
- a CDS encoding adenylosuccinate lyase, producing MIPRYSRPAMAALWSEEEKYRRWLAVELFALEAWVRLGKAPAAAVTTVRRRAKVDVARIQAIEATVKHDVIAFLTSLTEQVGPLGRYLHVGLTSSDVVDTTFAWQLVDAVTQIEQQVTVLQRLLKRLARRHRDTIMIGRTHGIHAEPTTFGLKLARWYDAFRRHGERLRDLRPRLAVGKISGAVGTYAHVPPSVERYVLRKLKLTPEPVATQVVQRDRHAECFQLLALIGASVEAVALEIRHLQRTEVREVEESFTKGQKGSSAMPHKRNPILSENLCGLARLLRSYAGASLENVALWHERDISHSSVERVIGPDATIALDFMLDRLRQLLEGLQVYPQRMLANLNASGGLVFSQPLLLALVAAGCTREAAYAVVQRLAMRAWEGGEDFRRLVESDPTVRTRLAPAAIAQAFDPRRQLRHVAPIFHRVFGDT from the coding sequence ATGATTCCTCGCTACAGCCGTCCTGCCATGGCCGCCCTCTGGTCCGAGGAGGAGAAGTATCGGCGCTGGTTGGCCGTGGAGCTTTTTGCGTTGGAGGCTTGGGTGCGTTTAGGCAAGGCCCCGGCTGCGGCGGTGACTACGGTGCGGCGTCGGGCGAAGGTCGATGTGGCCCGCATTCAGGCCATCGAGGCCACCGTGAAGCACGACGTGATCGCGTTCCTGACCTCGCTCACCGAGCAAGTCGGCCCGCTGGGGCGCTATCTCCATGTAGGGCTCACGTCGTCGGACGTGGTCGATACCACGTTTGCGTGGCAGCTGGTCGACGCCGTCACCCAGATCGAACAGCAAGTCACGGTACTGCAGCGGCTGCTGAAGCGTTTGGCGCGACGTCATCGTGACACGATCATGATCGGCCGCACGCACGGGATCCATGCGGAACCGACCACGTTTGGGCTGAAACTCGCGCGTTGGTACGACGCGTTTCGGCGCCACGGCGAGCGGTTGCGTGATTTGCGGCCGCGACTTGCCGTCGGGAAAATTTCCGGCGCGGTGGGTACATATGCCCACGTGCCGCCGTCCGTGGAACGATATGTGTTGCGCAAGCTGAAGCTGACGCCGGAGCCCGTGGCCACGCAAGTGGTACAGCGCGATCGACACGCGGAGTGTTTTCAGTTGTTGGCCCTGATTGGGGCTTCGGTCGAAGCGGTTGCGTTGGAAATCCGCCATCTGCAACGGACCGAAGTGCGGGAGGTGGAAGAGTCGTTTACCAAGGGCCAGAAGGGCTCGTCGGCGATGCCGCACAAACGGAATCCGATTTTATCGGAGAACTTGTGCGGCTTGGCGCGATTGCTCCGGTCGTACGCGGGCGCAAGTCTCGAAAACGTCGCGTTGTGGCACGAGCGCGACATTTCCCATTCGTCGGTGGAACGCGTGATCGGTCCCGACGCGACGATCGCACTCGATTTCATGCTCGATCGGCTGCGGCAGTTATTGGAAGGTTTACAAGTCTACCCACAACGCATGTTGGCCAACCTCAACGCCTCCGGCGGACTGGTCTTTTCCCAGCCGTTGTTGCTCGCACTGGTAGCAGCGGGGTGCACGCGCGAAGCCGCGTACGCCGTGGTGCAGCGGCTTGCGATGCGAGCCTGGGAAGGCGGCGAAGATTTTCGCCGGTTAGTCGAGTCGGATCCGACCGTCCGCACAAGACTTGCGCCGGCCGCGATTGCGCAGGCCTTCGATCCGCGACGGCAATTACGCCACGTCGCACCGATCTTTCACCGTGTCTTTGGCGACACGTAA
- a CDS encoding phosphoribosylaminoimidazolesuccinocarboxamide synthase yields the protein MQPRDKLYEGKAKILFRTDDPQLLIQHFKDDATAFNAAKRGTIHNKGVLNNHISAILFRLLNEAGVATHFVERLTDRDMLVRNCQIVPLEVVQRNVIAGSLAKRMGKPEGTPLTFPVLEYFFKDDALGDPFINTDHVRAFALATDAELVTIERLARDVNEFLTKYFAGLGITLIDFKLEFGRYRDPSGAVQILLADEITPDTCRLWDTQTQEKLDKDRFRRDLGKVEEAYQRIYKAVCASVS from the coding sequence ATGCAACCACGAGACAAACTATATGAAGGAAAGGCGAAGATTCTGTTTCGCACCGACGATCCGCAACTGCTGATTCAGCATTTTAAAGACGACGCCACGGCGTTTAACGCCGCCAAACGCGGGACCATCCACAACAAAGGCGTGCTGAATAATCACATCAGCGCGATCCTGTTTCGCTTATTGAATGAAGCCGGTGTGGCGACCCACTTTGTGGAGCGGCTGACCGATCGCGACATGTTGGTGCGCAACTGTCAGATCGTGCCGCTGGAAGTCGTGCAACGCAACGTGATCGCCGGATCATTGGCCAAGCGGATGGGCAAGCCGGAAGGAACGCCGCTGACATTTCCGGTGTTGGAATATTTTTTCAAAGACGACGCATTGGGCGATCCGTTCATCAATACCGATCACGTGCGGGCCTTTGCGTTGGCCACGGACGCGGAGTTAGTCACGATTGAACGGCTGGCGCGCGACGTGAATGAGTTCCTCACCAAATATTTTGCCGGTCTCGGCATTACGTTGATCGATTTCAAACTCGAGTTCGGTCGGTATCGCGATCCGTCGGGCGCCGTGCAGATCCTGCTCGCGGATGAAATCACTCCAGATACCTGCCGACTCTGGGATACGCAGACGCAAGAAAAGCTCGACAAAGACCGCTTCCGCCGCGATTTAGGAAAAGTGGAGGAAGCCTATCAACGGATTTATAAGGCTGTGTGTGCGAGTGTGTCGTAA
- a CDS encoding amidophosphoribosyltransferase translates to MCGIIGIWNHPQAANLAYLCLHAVQHRGQESCGMVTSDGRELFQQKGMGHVADYFSREILAQLPGTSAIGHTRYSTAGGSTLKNAQPFLINYAGGMLSVAHNGNLTNALTLRRQLEAKGSIFQSTMDSEVMMHLIAAQATTVPLADRIIQALGQVEGAYSVLFVGETQLIAARDPHGWRPLMLGRLGEAWILASETCAFDLVRATFVREIEPGEVVIFGPDGVTSRRLASAPRRAHCIFEYIYFARPDSHVYGHDVYQVRVGFGAELAREQPADVDVVCPIPDSGTPAAIGYARALGKPFELGLIRSHYVGRTFIEPDQSIRDFGVKLKLNPVRGVLAGRRVVLIDDSIMRGTTSAKIVRMVRAAGATEVHVRISSPPTRWPCFYGIDIPTREELIAAAQSVEQVRVAIGADSLGYLSEAGLYRWTAQTSAGEFCDACFTGRYPLDVRDAPAMMAAAAASVAQ, encoded by the coding sequence ATGTGCGGCATCATCGGCATCTGGAATCATCCGCAAGCGGCCAATTTGGCCTATCTCTGTCTGCACGCGGTGCAACATCGTGGACAAGAGAGCTGCGGGATGGTGACGTCGGATGGGCGTGAACTCTTTCAGCAGAAAGGGATGGGCCACGTCGCCGATTATTTCTCCCGCGAAATCTTGGCTCAACTCCCCGGCACCAGCGCGATCGGTCACACCCGTTACTCGACTGCGGGCGGCTCGACGCTGAAGAACGCGCAACCGTTTCTGATCAATTACGCGGGCGGGATGCTCTCGGTCGCGCATAACGGCAATCTGACTAACGCGCTGACGTTGCGGCGCCAGTTGGAGGCGAAAGGTTCCATCTTCCAATCCACGATGGATTCGGAAGTAATGATGCACTTGATCGCGGCGCAAGCAACGACGGTCCCGCTGGCCGACCGGATCATCCAGGCGTTGGGCCAAGTCGAAGGCGCCTATTCCGTGCTCTTTGTTGGCGAGACGCAACTGATTGCCGCGCGCGATCCGCATGGCTGGCGCCCGCTGATGCTGGGGCGCTTAGGTGAGGCCTGGATCCTCGCGTCCGAAACCTGCGCGTTCGACTTAGTGCGTGCCACGTTCGTGCGAGAAATCGAACCGGGCGAAGTCGTGATCTTCGGGCCGGATGGCGTCACCAGTCGGCGCCTCGCGTCCGCGCCGCGCCGCGCGCACTGCATCTTCGAATATATCTACTTCGCGCGCCCCGACAGCCACGTGTACGGGCACGATGTCTATCAAGTGCGCGTCGGATTCGGCGCGGAATTGGCGCGCGAACAGCCCGCCGATGTCGACGTCGTCTGTCCGATCCCCGACTCCGGGACCCCGGCCGCGATCGGCTACGCGCGCGCGTTGGGGAAGCCGTTCGAGCTAGGGCTGATTCGCAGCCATTATGTCGGCCGGACGTTCATCGAGCCGGATCAGAGCATTCGCGACTTCGGCGTGAAGTTGAAACTGAACCCGGTGCGGGGCGTGTTGGCGGGACGTCGCGTGGTTCTCATCGACGACTCGATTATGCGCGGCACGACCAGCGCCAAGATCGTCCGGATGGTGCGCGCCGCCGGAGCGACCGAAGTCCATGTGCGCATCTCGTCGCCGCCGACTCGGTGGCCTTGTTTTTACGGGATCGATATCCCGACGCGTGAAGAACTCATCGCTGCGGCGCAGAGCGTGGAACAAGTGCGTGTTGCGATCGGCGCCGATTCTCTCGGCTATCTCAGCGAGGCCGGACTCTATCGGTGGACCGCGCAAACGAGCGCCGGAGAATTTTGCGATGCCTGCTTTACCGGACGCTACCCCCTCGACGTCCGCGACGCGCCGGCGATGATGGCCGCTGCGGCGGCTTCAGTCGCTCAGTAG
- the purS gene encoding phosphoribosylformylglycinamidine synthase subunit PurS, with the protein MKVRIEVRLKEGVLDPQGQAIAGSLATLGFAEVRGVRVGKLIEVDVAIATAREAEAVARNMCEQLLVNPVIETAQLVVE; encoded by the coding sequence ATGAAAGTCCGCATTGAAGTCCGATTGAAAGAAGGGGTGCTGGATCCGCAGGGACAGGCGATTGCGGGGTCGTTGGCGACGTTGGGCTTTGCGGAAGTCCGCGGAGTGCGGGTCGGCAAATTGATCGAAGTGGATGTGGCGATCGCCACGGCGCGCGAGGCGGAGGCCGTAGCGCGCAACATGTGCGAACAATTACTCGTGAATCCGGTCATCGAAACGGCGCAGCTGGTCGTGGAATGA
- a CDS encoding glucose-6-phosphate isomerase (catalyzes the formation of D-fructose 6-phosphate from D-glucose 6-phosphate): protein METTIQLDSHGVMAEAVGPEHGITVAEWEGIRPLLSAAQERLRARRAAGKLGFADLPLERGPLDVILPAAQQVRYRFDHVVVLGIGGSALGLRALQEALLNASETTRDRLDRRSMPTVHVCDNIDPDGFEPLLQQLDWKKTLVNVISKSGKTSETGAQFLIVRDLLERKFGSERWKEHIVVTTDPASGPLRAMVICEGLQSFSVPPNVGGRFSCLTPVGLFPAACAGIDVVALLDGARAMAEACFAASGCEGLAAQLAAVHFLLDTRHAKPISVLMPYRDCLQRFADWYVQLHAESIGKDGKGQTPLRALGATDQHSVLQLFVDGPNNKMITLLDTATVNCALTIPRTDEPVFSFMGGRNLFALLQAEAEATRIALREAQRPVLRLTLPRIDAPTIGGLLFAYEWMIALLGELYEVNAFDQPGVERGKVLTRELLQR, encoded by the coding sequence ATGGAAACAACGATACAGCTCGATAGTCACGGCGTGATGGCGGAAGCGGTGGGGCCGGAGCATGGGATTACGGTCGCCGAATGGGAGGGAATCCGTCCGCTGTTGAGCGCGGCGCAAGAACGATTGCGCGCGCGGCGTGCGGCGGGCAAACTCGGATTTGCCGATCTCCCGTTGGAGCGGGGACCGTTGGACGTGATCCTCCCCGCGGCGCAACAAGTCCGCTACCGGTTCGATCACGTCGTTGTGCTCGGGATCGGCGGTTCGGCGCTGGGACTGCGTGCGCTGCAAGAGGCGTTGTTGAACGCGTCGGAAACGACGCGGGATCGACTGGATCGGCGCTCCATGCCGACGGTCCACGTGTGCGACAACATCGACCCCGATGGCTTCGAGCCGCTGTTGCAGCAACTCGATTGGAAAAAGACGCTCGTCAATGTGATCAGCAAATCGGGCAAGACGTCCGAAACTGGCGCACAATTTCTGATTGTCCGCGATTTATTGGAGCGGAAATTCGGTTCCGAACGTTGGAAAGAACACATCGTCGTCACCACCGATCCGGCAAGTGGGCCGTTGCGGGCGATGGTGATTTGCGAAGGGCTGCAAAGTTTTTCCGTCCCGCCGAACGTCGGCGGTCGGTTTTCGTGCCTCACGCCGGTCGGCTTATTTCCAGCCGCGTGTGCGGGCATTGACGTCGTCGCCTTGCTCGACGGCGCGCGGGCGATGGCGGAAGCATGTTTTGCCGCGTCCGGCTGTGAAGGCCTCGCCGCGCAGCTGGCCGCCGTCCACTTTCTGCTCGACACGCGCCACGCCAAACCGATCAGCGTGCTGATGCCGTATCGTGATTGTCTGCAACGGTTTGCTGATTGGTACGTCCAACTGCACGCCGAGAGCATCGGCAAAGATGGAAAAGGCCAGACGCCGTTGCGGGCATTAGGCGCGACGGATCAACATTCCGTGTTGCAGCTCTTTGTCGATGGTCCCAACAACAAGATGATCACATTGCTCGATACCGCCACGGTCAACTGTGCGCTGACGATCCCACGCACCGACGAACCGGTCTTCAGTTTCATGGGCGGTCGCAATCTGTTCGCATTGCTGCAGGCCGAGGCGGAAGCGACCCGCATCGCGCTGCGCGAGGCACAGCGTCCGGTGTTGCGCCTCACGCTGCCGCGCATCGACGCGCCGACCATCGGCGGACTGCTCTTCGCGTACGAGTGGATGATTGCACTGCTCGGTGAACTCTACGAAGTCAACGCGTTCGATCAGCCCGGTGTCGAGCGGGGCAAGGTGCTGACGCGTGAACTGTTACAACGGTAG
- a CDS encoding acyltransferase family protein translates to MSLEQVFTRAQQGLELVAQFFQVSPAGATVDAYGRDLAAMELARPFANFLYEDYWRVHARGLQHIPDHGAALIVANHSGALAYDAVMIHMAIYKYARSHRLTRFLAENFLYYLPFLGTFINRLGGVRACPENAERLLHAGELVAVFPEGVKGIGKLYRDRYRLARFGRGGAVRLALKCGVPIIPCAVIGAEEIHPILYRSSLLAKLCGVPYLPITPTFPWLGPLGLVPLPSQWLIRFDRPISYAQYSAETADDPFAIHSLSEALRDRIQRLVAKGLRERERVVKQRYALPL, encoded by the coding sequence ATGTCGCTTGAGCAGGTGTTCACCCGCGCCCAGCAAGGGTTGGAACTCGTCGCGCAGTTTTTTCAAGTGTCGCCGGCCGGAGCCACAGTCGACGCATACGGCCGCGACTTGGCCGCCATGGAACTGGCCCGCCCGTTTGCGAACTTCCTTTACGAAGATTATTGGCGCGTGCACGCGCGCGGACTGCAACATATTCCCGATCACGGCGCCGCACTGATCGTCGCGAACCACTCCGGTGCATTAGCCTACGACGCCGTGATGATTCATATGGCGATTTACAAATATGCACGCAGTCATCGGCTCACCCGATTCCTGGCGGAAAACTTTCTCTATTACCTCCCGTTTCTCGGCACGTTCATCAATCGACTCGGCGGCGTCCGCGCCTGTCCGGAAAATGCGGAGCGGCTGTTGCACGCAGGAGAACTGGTCGCGGTCTTTCCGGAAGGGGTGAAAGGGATCGGCAAGTTGTATCGGGATCGCTATCGGTTGGCCCGCTTCGGGCGCGGCGGCGCGGTGCGCCTGGCACTCAAATGCGGCGTCCCGATCATCCCGTGCGCGGTGATTGGCGCGGAAGAGATCCACCCCATTTTGTATCGCTCGTCGCTGTTGGCGAAACTGTGCGGCGTTCCCTATTTGCCGATCACCCCGACGTTCCCATGGCTCGGGCCGCTCGGTCTCGTCCCGCTCCCCTCACAATGGCTGATCCGCTTCGATCGCCCGATCAGTTACGCACAGTACAGCGCCGAGACGGCCGATGACCCGTTTGCAATCCACAGCTTGAGCGAGGCCCTCCGGGATCGGATTCAACGCTTGGTCGCAAAAGGCTTGCGGGAGCGGGAGCGCGTCGTGAAACAACGATACGCGCTACCGTTGTAA
- a CDS encoding type II toxin-antitoxin system prevent-host-death family antitoxin: MLKGHKITVGVREAKAQLTKLIAQARRGAVVDITYRGKSVVQLTALRQQELSGAARLQALEEHGSITCRRTPVPRTLRAARPRRGQDLQTLLQRDREPR; encoded by the coding sequence ATGCTTAAAGGCCACAAAATAACAGTCGGCGTTCGCGAGGCAAAGGCCCAGCTCACAAAATTGATCGCACAGGCCAGGCGTGGTGCCGTCGTCGACATTACGTATCGAGGCAAGAGCGTCGTGCAGCTGACGGCGCTGCGGCAACAGGAGCTCTCCGGTGCGGCGCGCCTTCAGGCACTGGAAGAGCACGGCAGCATCACCTGCCGACGCACACCGGTTCCGCGGACACTGCGAGCCGCCCGACCGAGGCGAGGTCAAGACCTGCAAACGCTATTGCAGCGCGACCGCGAACCCCGCTAA
- a CDS encoding type II toxin-antitoxin system VapC family toxin, translated as MPHPEFLYWDASAVISLLVADIHTSHARRALRPTAHHFVSSLGIAEVLAVLARAERLPQQRAFVQQVHEGFWHQTHLAPSLKSLAALARRHTLRGADLWHLGAALALRKELPGLVIITFDKSLAQAARHEAMLLSD; from the coding sequence ATGCCCCATCCTGAGTTTCTCTATTGGGACGCCTCTGCAGTCATTTCCCTGCTAGTTGCCGATATCCATACGTCACATGCCCGCCGCGCGTTGCGGCCGACCGCGCATCATTTCGTCTCGTCACTCGGCATCGCAGAGGTCCTGGCCGTTCTCGCGCGTGCGGAGCGCTTGCCCCAACAACGCGCGTTTGTGCAACAAGTGCACGAAGGATTCTGGCACCAAACCCATCTCGCACCGAGCCTGAAATCGTTGGCCGCACTGGCGCGCCGGCACACCTTGCGTGGCGCGGACCTGTGGCACCTGGGCGCCGCGTTGGCGTTGCGGAAGGAACTGCCGGGACTCGTGATCATTACCTTCGACAAATCACTGGCACAGGCCGCGCGACACGAAGCTATGCTACTGAGCGACTGA
- the purQ gene encoding phosphoribosylformylglycinamidine synthase subunit PurQ produces MKCAIIQFPGSNCDQDCMRAVRDSGDMAAEFVWHKAEKLPPVDAVIIPGGFSYGDYLRAGAIAAHAPVMRAVQSFAALGGLVLGICNGFQILTEAGLLPGVLLMNRTLQFACRPVRLRVERTDGPFTAAYAVGANATPPLTMPIAHGQGSYFVDPATLRTLQERRQIVFRYCDAHGAVTTDANPNGSIDGIAGVCNAAGNVLGLMPHPERAADSLLGGVDGLGVFRSMLAARRT; encoded by the coding sequence ATGAAATGTGCGATCATCCAATTTCCCGGCAGTAACTGCGATCAAGATTGCATGCGGGCAGTGCGCGACAGTGGCGACATGGCGGCCGAGTTCGTGTGGCACAAGGCGGAAAAATTACCGCCGGTCGACGCGGTTATTATTCCCGGTGGCTTTTCGTACGGGGATTATCTGCGGGCCGGAGCGATCGCGGCCCACGCCCCGGTGATGCGCGCCGTCCAATCGTTTGCCGCGCTGGGTGGGTTGGTGCTTGGGATCTGCAACGGATTTCAGATCTTGACCGAAGCGGGATTATTGCCGGGCGTATTGCTGATGAACCGCACGTTGCAGTTTGCGTGTCGACCGGTGCGATTACGAGTGGAACGGACCGACGGCCCCTTTACGGCGGCGTACGCCGTGGGTGCCAACGCGACGCCGCCGCTCACGATGCCGATTGCGCACGGGCAGGGGAGTTATTTCGTCGATCCGGCCACGTTGCGGACGTTACAGGAACGGCGTCAAATTGTGTTTCGCTATTGTGACGCGCATGGGGCGGTGACGACGGACGCCAATCCGAACGGCTCGATTGACGGCATTGCGGGCGTTTGCAATGCCGCAGGCAATGTCTTGGGGCTGATGCCGCATCCGGAACGCGCGGCCGATTCGTTGCTCGGCGGCGTGGATGGATTGGGCGTCTTCCGCTCCATGCTGGCCGCACGGCGCACTTGA